Sequence from the Nitrospinaceae bacterium genome:
GCAGATCAACCAACACCTTAAAAATACCTTTCTTGGCGATGGTCTTGATGCCCCGAGCCGAGACGAGGAGACGAACCCAGCGTTTTTCCTCGACAACCCAGAAGCGCTTGTAATGCAGGTTGGGCTCAAAGCGGCGGCGGGTGTGACGACGTGAGTGACTAATCGCATTGCCGTATACAACGGCCTTGCCCGTGACGATGCAACGGCGTCTGGCAATAGAAATAGTTTTTCCACGGGGGGCCATTATTTCGTCTCCTGGAACAACACATGCTTGCGGCAGAAACGGCAAAACTTCTTAAACTGAAGCCGATCAGGCGTGTTGCGCTTATTCTTGGTGGTGGGGTAGCGCATCTTTTTACAGTCAGTGCACTCGAGTAGAATCTTGTCTCTCATGAAACCGGTATCCCATCCGGAGCTATAAAAACAACGCTTTCAAGCGGGCTCCAGCACGCCGCCCGAAAAAGGAGAATTATTAATAAAGGATGGGGCAATAAAATTCAAGCCCCCCGCTGACAATCCTGCGCCGCGGCAAACAGCGAATATCCATAAGAACTTAATTAACAACAACTTAACTATTCACAGAAAAAAAACTTTATTGAAAAAAACTACAATTCCAGCCCGCTTACGCCTTTTCGTGGCTTCAAGTCCTCTTCTTGAAAGTTCCCTCGATGGGCAGATCCTGGCCCACGCCCTGCGCCTTGGCCCGCTTATAGAGCTCAGCGCCAATGGCAACATCCTCAATTCCAACGCCCTGGCTGAGGAACATATTGATCTCATCCGCCGAAGCGCGCCCCGGCATTTTCCCTGAGGCTATCTGGCCAATCTCAACCACCTGCCCCCAGGTGACGGCCCCAGCCGCAACAGCGCGCACCAAATCGCCGCTCTCAATCTTCGCGCCATCGATGTCATCGGTGGCAATACGACCGCGCGCCGCCCGGCGGAAAGTCTCATCGTCCACCTCGCGGTTCGTCACGCGGTTCGAGCCCGCAGGGATAACCGTGGTGCCCGGCTCCAAATCCCCTCCGTCAAACACGGGCTCTCTTGCCGTCGTCATCGTGCATACAATTGCAGAGCCTTTCACTGCCTCGGTCGCGCTCTCTACCGGCACAAGCTCGGCGGAAACTTTATCTTTCATCGCGGCAACAAATTTTTCCCGCTTCTCCGCGCTCCGGCTAAAAACTTTCACCTGTTCAAGTGGTATCGCGCAGCAAAGGGCCTCTAGCTGGGTCCTCGCCTGGGAACCCGAGCCGAATAGCCCGGCCACTTTTGCGTCCTTCCGTGCCATGTAGCGCGCGCCCACCCCGCTCGCCGCGCCGGTGCGAAGCTGGCCCAGAATATTCGCCTCCATCAGCGCCACAAGTTCTGCCGTGTTCGAGTCCCAGAGCAAAACAATAAAGCGCACCCCGATGCCCGGAAACGTCGTATAGGCTTTCATCCCAAAATAGCCCACGCCGGGAAGCCCCCCGTACATCACCTGAAGCGCCCCCTTGGGCATGTGCAGCCGCCGCCTCGGCTGGTTCGGCGCCTCGCCCTCGCCCTGCGCCTTAAAGGCATCGTCCACCAGATCGAGCACATCAGGCATCCCAATTAAAGACTTGATTTCATCCTCACCTAGATAAAGCACAGTGCACTCCTTTATATCGTTAAAAAATTAATTTAAAAAAATATTAAGACTCAGGTAAGCGCGACGGCGCAGAACGTTACCGTGCCCTCTGGATCGGGCCATTGGCTATAGTTCAAAACCTCGCCGCTGGTTTCTTCCATCGCACGGAGCATGGTGTAGATAGGCGCAAGGCCGCACACTTTTCTGGCGTCGCCATCGGTCGCCACGCTCCAGTAAAATGCCTCGGCATCCCCCCGGCAAACAGCATCGAGCGAGGCAAGGTCGGCCGCCTCAAGCGCCTCAAGTTGCGCCTCGTCCACGGGCCGCTCGTCGCCGAACTGGGGCCCGACGTGGGCCAGATCGACACTCGCGAGATAACAAACTTTTCGTTCCGCCGCCTCAAGCTCGGCGGTGGTTTCTTTAAGCGCCGTGATGAAGCCCTCGACCTCATCGTTCCCCTTCGGGGATTTTCCACTGGCGACAAAATCGCCAAACGAGCCGACTAAAATGGGCACGAACGTAGGATGCTTTCCTCCGGCAAGATGGCCGCCTTCCGAATAGAGGTAGCGCAGGAGGACGGCCTGGAATTCGATGGAGTGCTCGCCCCGCTGGGCGAACTCATCGCGGTACAGATTCATCGGCGCGCGCCGGGCCAAGCCCCCGATATATTCTTCATCCACTTCCATGAGCCCGAGGGGTGTTTCAAACCCCTTGTTGGTGAGCGAGAAGATTTCAAGCGTTGGGGCATGAACCGTGCCCAGGACGACATAGACAT
This genomic interval carries:
- the rpmG gene encoding 50S ribosomal protein L33, with the translated sequence MRDKILLECTDCKKMRYPTTKNKRNTPDRLQFKKFCRFCRKHVLFQETK
- the rpmB gene encoding 50S ribosomal protein L28; amino-acid sequence: MAPRGKTISIARRRCIVTGKAVVYGNAISHSRRHTRRRFEPNLHYKRFWVVEEKRWVRLLVSARGIKTIAKKGIFKVLVDLRRRGEKV
- the amrB gene encoding AmmeMemoRadiSam system protein B, with product MNQQEMRPRLRQLEATPTEHEGQQVIILRDPLHLTDAVLVVPMGLLPVLQRLDGSHMATEIRSEILDEHKLDIPEENIYEVFSRLEAAHFLDGEGFEKWQQKVVNDYLEAPTRPSFLAGKSYDADPAALRSQIDGFFTAEGGPGPPERNGTAPGIAAGAPLKGLIAPHIDFGRGGPTFGWSYRAAAERADADVYVVLGTVHAPTLEIFSLTNKGFETPLGLMEVDEEYIGGLARRAPMNLYRDEFAQRGEHSIEFQAVLLRYLYSEGGHLAGGKHPTFVPILVGSFGDFVASGKSPKGNDEVEGFITALKETTAELEAAERKVCYLASVDLAHVGPQFGDERPVDEAQLEALEAADLASLDAVCRGDAEAFYWSVATDGDARKVCGLAPIYTMLRAMEETSGEVLNYSQWPDPEGTVTFCAVALT
- a CDS encoding ornithine cyclodeaminase family protein; its protein translation is MLYLGEDEIKSLIGMPDVLDLVDDAFKAQGEGEAPNQPRRRLHMPKGALQVMYGGLPGVGYFGMKAYTTFPGIGVRFIVLLWDSNTAELVALMEANILGQLRTGAASGVGARYMARKDAKVAGLFGSGSQARTQLEALCCAIPLEQVKVFSRSAEKREKFVAAMKDKVSAELVPVESATEAVKGSAIVCTMTTAREPVFDGGDLEPGTTVIPAGSNRVTNREVDDETFRRAARGRIATDDIDGAKIESGDLVRAVAAGAVTWGQVVEIGQIASGKMPGRASADEINMFLSQGVGIEDVAIGAELYKRAKAQGVGQDLPIEGTFKKRT